A single window of Nicotiana sylvestris chromosome 5, ASM39365v2, whole genome shotgun sequence DNA harbors:
- the LOC104217692 gene encoding abscisic acid receptor PYL4-like: MPCSLQLQRISPTTATPAATLAVNLHKQPQPTWVIPVPISNIPKNLLHYHTHVVDPNQCCSAVVQSISAPIDAVWSLVRRFDNPQAYKHFLKSCHVIGGDGNVGTLREVRVISGLPAASSTERLEILDDEKHVISFSVVGGDHRLNNYRSVTTLHPSSTATDDIGTVVVESYVVDIPQGNTKEETCVFVDTIVRCNLQSLAQIAGNFATSKSKSK, encoded by the coding sequence ATGCCTTGTTCACTCCAGCTTCAACGGATCAGCCCTACAACCGCCACCCCCGCCGCCACACTCGCCGTAAACTTGCACAAACAACCTCAGCCCACGTGGGTTATCCCCGTTCCCATCTCTAATATCCCCAAAAATCTCCTACATTACCACACTCACGTTGTAGATCCCAACCAGTGCTGCTCCGCCGTGGTGCAATCCATCTCCGCCCCGATTGACGCCGTGTGGTCCCTAGTCCGCCGTTTCGACAACCCGCAAGCGTACAAGCATTTCCTTAAGAGCTGCCACGTCATCGGCGGCGATGGAAACGTCGGCACGTTGAGGGAAGTTCGCGTAATTTCCGGCCTTCCCGCCGCTTCTAGTACGGAGAGGCTGGAGATTTTAGACGATGAGAAGCACGTCATCAGTTTCAGCGTAGTCGGCGGCGATCATAGGTTGAATAATTACCGGTCGGTGACGACGTTGCACCCATCGTCAACGGCGACGGATGATATCGGGACGGTGGTGGTGGAATCGTACGTGGTGGATATTCCACAAGGGAATACTAAGGAAGAAACGTGTGTATTTGTGGATACAATTGTACGTTGCAATTTGCAATCGCTAGCGCAGATCGCAGGGAACTTCGCTACAAGCAAAAGTAAATCAAAATGA